From a single Methylosinus sp. H3A genomic region:
- a CDS encoding murein L,D-transpeptidase, which yields MRHRFRIRQLLRAFATFSAAAAALAAPLIPALAQTAATPPAPAAAAPAAPAPQPATPTPAPAPAAAPAPPAPAEPGAAPAPAAPQTAAAPKPKPKPKPKSAPPREMALSDDPTPALQPETFFATSLASERYAAIADAGGWPRVGTPLQPGARGKAVAALRKRLSVEGDLPAEAAGGEGWDAALTQAVKHFQFRMGLKQTGVVAGATLRELDVPASVRFRQLASSAQRLAGNDFPFGPRYVVVNIPSAAVDAVENGHVARRYTAIVGDVEHPSPEVEARIGAVNLNPTWTVPVSIIKNEIMPKMQKDPSYLAKARIRVFDNHGTEIEPKSINWASERAVNYTLRQDSGAQNSLGSIRIAMPNKHAVYMHDTPSKRLFSSDYRFLSHGCVRVEGVYDLAAWLLEGAPGQWDRAAIMAKIGGERQDVTLPKPVPVVWVYMTGWASANGTVHFRNDIYGVDAVGEARGER from the coding sequence ATGCGACACAGGTTTCGGATTCGACAGCTTCTTCGCGCTTTCGCGACCTTCTCGGCGGCGGCGGCGGCGCTCGCCGCGCCGCTGATTCCCGCTCTGGCGCAGACCGCCGCGACGCCGCCCGCTCCCGCCGCCGCGGCGCCCGCGGCCCCGGCCCCTCAGCCTGCAACGCCAACGCCCGCGCCTGCGCCGGCCGCCGCCCCTGCGCCGCCCGCGCCCGCCGAGCCCGGCGCCGCGCCGGCCCCCGCCGCGCCTCAGACGGCGGCCGCGCCAAAGCCCAAACCCAAGCCGAAGCCCAAGTCCGCGCCGCCGCGCGAAATGGCGCTTTCCGACGATCCGACCCCGGCGCTGCAGCCCGAGACCTTCTTCGCCACCTCTTTGGCCTCCGAGCGCTACGCGGCGATCGCCGACGCCGGCGGCTGGCCGAGAGTGGGGACGCCGCTCCAGCCCGGCGCGCGCGGCAAGGCGGTGGCGGCGCTGCGCAAGCGCCTTTCGGTCGAGGGCGATCTGCCCGCGGAGGCCGCCGGCGGCGAAGGCTGGGACGCAGCGCTCACGCAGGCGGTGAAGCACTTCCAATTCCGCATGGGGTTGAAGCAGACGGGCGTCGTCGCCGGCGCGACTTTGCGCGAATTGGACGTGCCGGCCTCGGTGCGCTTTCGCCAGCTCGCCTCCTCGGCGCAGCGGCTCGCCGGCAATGATTTCCCCTTCGGCCCGCGCTATGTCGTGGTCAACATCCCCTCCGCCGCCGTCGACGCCGTGGAGAATGGCCATGTCGCGCGCCGCTATACGGCGATCGTCGGCGATGTCGAGCATCCTTCGCCCGAGGTCGAGGCCAGGATCGGCGCGGTCAATCTCAACCCCACATGGACGGTCCCGGTCTCGATCATCAAGAACGAGATCATGCCCAAGATGCAGAAGGACCCGTCCTATCTCGCCAAGGCGCGCATTCGCGTCTTCGACAATCACGGGACCGAGATCGAGCCCAAATCGATCAATTGGGCCAGCGAGCGGGCCGTCAATTACACGCTGCGCCAGGATAGCGGCGCGCAGAACTCGCTCGGCTCGATCCGCATCGCCATGCCCAACAAGCATGCGGTCTATATGCACGACACGCCGAGCAAGCGGCTCTTCTCGAGCGATTATCGCTTCCTCTCGCATGGCTGCGTGCGCGTCGAGGGCGTCTATGACCTCGCCGCCTGGCTGCTGGAGGGCGCGCCGGGACAATGGGACAGAGCCGCGATCATGGCCAAGATCGGCGGCGAGCGTCAGGACGTGACGCTGCCCAAGCCCGTGCCTGTCGTCTGGGTGTATATGACCGGATGGGCTTCCGCGAATGGAACCGTTCACTTCCGCAACGATATATATGGGGTGGACGCGGTGGGCGAAGCGCGCGGAGAGCGCTGA
- the ychF gene encoding redox-regulated ATPase YchF, translating to MGFKCGIVGLPNVGKSTLFNALTQTAAAQAANYPFCTIEPNVGDVAVPDPRLDKLCEIAGSKQIIPTRLTFVDIAGLVRGASKGEGLGNQFLANIRECDAIAHVVRCFEDGDITHVEGGVDPIRDIETIETELMLADLDSLEKRVIPLEKKAKGADKDAKELLDLMRRCLDLVRDGRPARLVQIAPEERDALAGLGLLSSKPVLYVCNVEEGAAAEGNSFSEKVAARAREEGAASVVVSAKIESEIAVLPAEEQKDYLEAVGLAEPGLNRVIRAGYTLLRLVTYFTVGPKEARAWTIEQGTRAPQAAAVIHTDFEKGFIRAETIAYEDYVALRGEAGAREAGKFRLEGKEYVVVDGDVLHFRFNT from the coding sequence ATGGGCTTCAAATGTGGAATCGTCGGCCTGCCGAATGTCGGCAAGTCGACCCTCTTCAACGCGCTGACGCAGACGGCGGCGGCGCAGGCGGCCAATTACCCATTCTGCACGATCGAGCCCAATGTCGGCGACGTCGCCGTGCCCGATCCGCGCCTCGACAAGCTCTGCGAGATCGCCGGCTCCAAGCAGATCATCCCGACGCGCCTCACCTTCGTCGACATCGCCGGGCTGGTGCGCGGCGCCTCCAAGGGCGAGGGGCTCGGCAATCAGTTTCTCGCCAATATTCGTGAATGCGACGCCATCGCCCATGTGGTGCGCTGCTTCGAGGATGGCGACATCACCCATGTCGAGGGCGGCGTCGATCCGATCCGCGACATAGAGACGATCGAGACCGAGCTGATGCTCGCCGATCTCGACAGTCTGGAAAAGCGTGTGATCCCGCTCGAGAAGAAAGCCAAGGGCGCCGACAAGGACGCCAAGGAGCTGCTCGACCTCATGCGCCGCTGCCTCGATCTCGTGCGCGACGGACGGCCCGCCCGCCTCGTCCAGATCGCGCCGGAGGAGCGCGACGCGCTCGCCGGGCTCGGCCTGCTCTCCTCCAAGCCCGTTCTCTATGTCTGCAATGTCGAGGAAGGCGCGGCGGCCGAGGGCAATTCCTTCTCCGAGAAAGTGGCGGCGCGGGCGCGCGAGGAGGGGGCGGCGAGCGTCGTCGTCTCGGCCAAGATCGAGAGCGAGATCGCCGTGCTGCCGGCCGAGGAGCAGAAGGATTATCTCGAGGCGGTGGGCCTCGCCGAGCCCGGCCTCAACCGCGTCATCCGGGCCGGCTACACGCTGCTGCGGCTGGTGACCTATTTCACCGTCGGGCCCAAGGAGGCGCGCGCCTGGACCATAGAGCAGGGCACGCGCGCCCCGCAGGCGGCGGCCGTCATCCATACGGATTTCGAGAAGGGTTTTATTCGCGCCGAGACGATCGCCTATGAGGATTATGTCGCGCTGCGCGGCGAGGCGGGGGCGCGGGAGGCGGGCAAGTTCCGGCTCGAGGGCAAGGAGTATGTCGTCGTCGACGGCGACGTGCTGCATTTCCGATTCAACACCTGA
- a CDS encoding AIPR family protein, translating into MDVAEKAINWSANHRFRLSVFARSQLIEASFFILKDWTMSNSPKLIIRFALVAEQPNSRDEDRLSSASMDQSIAGIKRYTGFVRGRDLYPLFDHVSLEANPRAAKTGSVVRDILESLEKTPELFPFKSKGILLGTADYEPLQRNRFELRINEPGSEGVLDGGHNMLAIGIHMLSTVMDRRALAKISLWEDMKEGWEENRAALEDVRETFEFLVPVELIVPSDVENAQVVQQFEMSVLEICAARNNNAQLTQETKSNKKGFYDEIRERLAPELAARIEWKSNEWESNEARPIKVRDLLALAWIPLNRANEAGLLPIDISVTPQNIYRNKGECSKQFDKLMEHTDVSEARDGPIHELINEVVASAFDILADLPKLYDKIYADFPSAYNANQYRFGSSSIVKIYDPARRETAKDKSGFVLTKPTTHFFNYEVDYRYPDGLIMPLVYGLKGLIVVKDDRLVWATDPFKFLDKYLRDIAGAYRLVLDMARFDPQKLAKNQASHEFAVGEFEKALLKHKAKEVA; encoded by the coding sequence ATGGATGTCGCTGAAAAAGCGATAAATTGGTCGGCTAATCACCGATTCCGGTTGAGCGTATTTGCACGCTCTCAATTGATCGAAGCCAGTTTCTTCATTCTGAAGGACTGGACTATGTCAAATTCTCCAAAGTTGATCATTCGCTTTGCTCTGGTCGCAGAGCAACCGAACTCGCGTGATGAGGACCGCTTGAGCAGCGCCTCAATGGATCAATCCATTGCTGGTATAAAGCGTTACACAGGCTTTGTCCGCGGCCGCGATCTTTACCCCCTGTTCGACCATGTCTCGCTCGAAGCCAATCCACGCGCAGCAAAGACGGGATCCGTTGTGCGTGACATTCTCGAATCTCTCGAAAAAACGCCTGAACTGTTCCCCTTCAAATCCAAAGGCATTCTTTTGGGAACTGCCGACTACGAGCCATTGCAGCGTAACCGTTTCGAACTGCGAATCAATGAGCCTGGCTCGGAAGGTGTATTGGATGGCGGCCATAATATGCTTGCCATCGGGATCCACATGCTTTCGACAGTGATGGACCGAAGGGCTCTCGCAAAAATCTCTCTATGGGAGGATATGAAAGAAGGTTGGGAAGAGAATCGCGCTGCACTAGAAGATGTCCGGGAAACATTTGAATTTCTTGTTCCGGTCGAACTTATTGTCCCATCTGACGTCGAGAACGCTCAGGTGGTACAGCAGTTCGAAATGTCGGTTCTGGAGATCTGCGCCGCACGTAACAATAACGCGCAGCTCACTCAGGAGACGAAATCTAACAAAAAGGGGTTTTATGATGAGATTCGCGAGCGGCTCGCTCCCGAGCTTGCTGCGCGGATCGAATGGAAGAGTAACGAATGGGAAAGCAACGAGGCTCGTCCAATCAAGGTACGTGATCTGTTGGCGCTCGCTTGGATTCCTTTGAATAGAGCGAATGAAGCCGGATTGTTGCCCATCGACATCTCGGTCACGCCGCAGAACATTTATCGGAATAAGGGGGAGTGTTCTAAGCAGTTTGATAAACTAATGGAACACACCGACGTGTCGGAGGCCCGCGATGGCCCAATCCATGAGTTGATCAACGAGGTTGTCGCTAGCGCGTTCGATATTCTCGCTGATTTGCCGAAGCTGTATGACAAGATCTATGCTGATTTTCCAAGCGCCTATAACGCCAACCAATATCGATTTGGGTCTAGCTCAATCGTAAAGATCTACGATCCGGCCCGCAGGGAAACGGCGAAGGACAAGAGCGGCTTCGTTCTAACGAAGCCGACAACGCATTTTTTCAATTACGAAGTCGATTATCGTTACCCAGATGGATTGATAATGCCTCTTGTTTATGGGCTCAAAGGCCTCATCGTGGTCAAGGACGATAGGCTTGTTTGGGCCACTGACCCTTTCAAGTTTTTGGACAAATATCTTCGCGACATCGCCGGGGCATATCGCCTAGTCCTCGATATGGCACGCTTTGATCCGCAAAAGTTGGCAAAAAATCAGGCTAGCCACGAGTTTGCGGTTGGCGAATTTGAAAAAGCTCTCCTCAAGCATAAGGCAAAGGAAGTAGCCTAA